One window of Pelobates fuscus isolate aPelFus1 chromosome 9, aPelFus1.pri, whole genome shotgun sequence genomic DNA carries:
- the EIF6 gene encoding LOW QUALITY PROTEIN: eukaryotic translation initiation factor 6 (The sequence of the model RefSeq protein was modified relative to this genomic sequence to represent the inferred CDS: inserted 4 bases in 3 codons; deleted 3 bases in 2 codons; substituted 1 base at 1 genomic stop codon), translating to MSDRASFENNEIGGFAKITNTYCLVAIGKGGEGRGSAENFNSVFEGELSETIQPVVHASTDGCRIIGRMCVGNRIGNRLLIPNNTTNQGTEXLAALGNVIECNDYVALVHPDLDREKEEILADVLKVEVFRQTVADRVLVGSYCXNQGGLVHPKTSIEDQDEXFSLLRVPLVAGTVNRGSKVITAGMVVNDWCPFCGLDTTSTELSXIESVFKLNDAQPSTIATNMRDSLIDSLT from the exons ATGTCTGACCGGGCTTCCTTTGAAAATAACGAAATTGGAGGTTTCGCCAAGATTACCAACACATATTGCCTAGTAGCCATT ggaaaggggggggaggggagggggagtgcagAAAACTTTAACAGTGTGTTTGAAGGTGAACTTTCTGAAACCATA CAACCAGTAGTCCATGCCTCGACTGACGGGTGCAGAATTATTGGGAGGATGTGTGTTGGTAACCGCATTGGTAACCGCCTGTTAATTCCTAATAATACAACTAATCAAGGCACTGA TCTAGCTGCCTTAGGAAATGTCATAGAGTGCAACGACTACGTCGCCCTCGTTCACCCAGATCTCGACAGGGAAAAAGAAGAGATCTTGGCAGATGTCCTTAAAGTGGAAGTATTTAGACAAACAGTAGCTGATCGGGTTCTCGTTGGAAGTTACT GCAATCAAGGTGGTTTAGTACATCCCAAGACCTCTATTGAAGATCAGGATGAGTAATTTTCTCTTCTACGAGTTCCCTTAGTGGCTGGAACAGTAAACCGTGGCAGTAAAGTGATTACAGCAGGAATGGTTGTTAATGATTGGTGTCCTTTTTGTGGCCTGGATACAACAAGCACAGAACTCT TAATAGAAAGTGTGTTCAAACTAAATGATGCACAGCCTAGTACCATTGCTACAAACATGAGAGATTCTCTTATTGACAGCTTAACATAA